From the Lactuca sativa cultivar Salinas chromosome 9, Lsat_Salinas_v11, whole genome shotgun sequence genome, the window TGAGAATGAAAAAACaaccagtatgggagtacttaaGAAGTATAAATCTAGAAACTTGGTCTAGGGCATTTTAGAGGGAAtcgatacaatcttatgtcgtccaacagtgcggagtctataaatgcattatctagacacgcacgtaaggtgccGATACTTATGTTGATCGATTTTTGTGCAACAATGCAACAgtggtggtttcaaagacgtaactttgcaggtattaagttaaactttaatttttaatattaatgttttaatAAATCTTGTTGATCTTAACTTCTTTATTTTGTATCTTTTTTaagcggaagcaacaacaacacttaCCCCTTGGGTCGATGAAATTgttaaagaaaacaaaaaaacatttagtaagtgggatgttcgcatgatctcaaatacgaaatgcgaggtcaaaaagggggcacaaaaCGTGATAGTTGATTTCCAACAaatgacatgtacatgtaggcattgaCAACTTGATGGAATACActgtggtcatgtcataagatgtttaacagtcaacaattaccaagactgctcgaggtatgcattaaatgcttactttACTGAAACACTGAGGAAAATatatgaggaatcaataaaccctctgccaaagccatccgaatgggagatccccgatgatttgatgattgttaagccacctataatgAATAAACGTCATccaggcaggccaagaaacatagaccgcattccatcccaaggcgagggtccaattagaaaagagtgttctacatgtggtcaaGTAGGACACACAAGAAACAATTGTACTAGAAGGGTGTCCGGTAGTGGAGCACATCGCACAACAATTTCTACTACAGAAATGGCATTtaatattggtggttcagcgAGTTGCTCACAAACCTGTGAAGCttattttgatataaaacaaccttgaaatgAAAAGTTGTTAACTTTTTATATATTGTAATTTTCTTTATTAAATCTTACAAGACATTGTTGtgctttcatattttagtttAGTTTCTAGATTGTAACAATTAATTAAGcatttatattataatatttagTTTGCGGATTATAACAAGAAATGTTATTTAAAATAAACAACAAACTGAACTGAAGTCATGATAACGTTACAAAATTTTTGTAACTAATTATTAAACTCAGGGAACTGCAATGGATACTTCTCTTTCTTGTTTGTTGtatagtcatccctaattctAATTTTATCTTCCAAACGATCCTTTTGCTCCATTAGGTGTATGATCTGCTCGTCCTTCTCAGCAATCCATTTTTCAGTCATTTTGATTgtctttttagttttttatacATTCTTCATGCtctttgatttcgtttttttgAGGTCtatccattcttgagcttgtttTCATTCCCATGCAATTTCATTACCACATTGagtgagaagtcgggatgactctttgtcctGTTCTTGTTGTTCTTCAGCCTTTTTCAATTCTTCAAAATTGTCATCATTCATATATGGGCCTGATGAAGATGGTGTAAAAAAAGGGTCGACTgaatcacagtagtaacaatctacttTGTTGCATGAGCAACTTTCACAATTTTTGGGGGAACTCATAATAAAGTCGTGATTATAATAAAGTGGTGCtataagtggtatttatacatactaCTCCATCTGCAAATCATAGTCTAAATGCCACCATTTCATAGTCAAAGTTGTAATTCATAGTCAAACTTTGAAATGACAACACATTAAAGACAAGTCACTGTAGTAACCTACAAATCGTAGTCAAACTCTTAAGTGACAAGACATAAATGATTGTTTGACATGATAAGTCACTGCAGTAACCTCCAATTATAGCCCtgtatttattattataaatagatgcttaaGCTATACTAACCAAATCATAGTCCTGTATTTAGTATTATAAGAAATGTCGTCGAATGCATCAAGTTCTTTGAATGAAGTACCTCGTCCCAACTCTGAACGACCATGGACGAAAAATGAGGTGTTGGTTCTAACACGATACTGGCTAAGTGTTAAGGAGGGTGTACCGTTACTTGCTCCCCCGCATTGCCTAGTAGGTGATGAATGGATCCGCATAACAGCTTTGtttaaccatgagatgggagaaggaCAACAACGACAACAATCAGATGTTGTTAGTAAATGGATGGATGTAAAGGAAGAAGTCACATGGTTTAATCGAGCGTGTAAGTATGCAAAAAGTACTAGAGTTTGTTGTCGAGACaaggaagagttcttggaagttgttaATGATTTTTACATCTTGGAGTGTGAAGGTAGAGACTTTGAATATGAAGACGTTTGGAaggttgttaaaaataataagtatTTCATGTAGTGTGCTCTATTTTACGTTATAAATAACCCATGGACCTGTTTTTTATTTAAATGCTTTGTTTGTAGTAATGCTTTAAGTTTAATGTTTCGGCTAATGGTTGTTAGGTTCATGTTTTAAGTTTAAGGTGTAGAGTTGGAATCTTTGTAATGTTTAAAGTTTAATGGTTCATGGATATGTTGttagtaatgtattgtatattgtcGTTAACACTAATGCAACCaacatttatttattataattaaacAGAGGAGGTGCTTACAATACAAACGTAATACACGAAAATAACCTAGTGCACACCTATTAAATAGAAATACATATTAAACAAACATGacatatttcaaaatattccaaggggcttGAAACTGGAATTCGGATTCGTCACTCAATGACTTGTACtcctccttagcagcttccaagatgacGTCCTCAGAAGCATTTAAACGGGCAtcgtcaattttggtataaagatcgttgaataatagaacttcagttttcatttcataccatcttgctaagGTGTCCAGTTCATCACGATTGTTTGCTGTGGTCATTCGGTTTTCAGCATTGAAGATATTGGTTAAATGAGTCCAAAACATTGGATCGTTCAACTTGCTGgtctcgtacacatgaatataTGCACGTGTAAGAACCAATTCGTCATTGCTCCATGGTAGTGAACTCATATTTAGTGAAATAAAAAGAGTAAATATTCAAAAATAATATACGAATAATTGTAACATCGGTTATTAAAATGTTGTTTTAACTAAAATTCTGTTTATAGTAGTTTATACACAATATCGCAGTCAAATCTTCTTATtatgtctgcaattcatagtcCAAGTTAACTGAAGAACGCAGTGTACTAACTGAGAACACAACAGATCACTGTTCAAGTTAACAAGTCATTGCATCTGGATGGCAACACAATACACTGCTTCTTGAGTTGACAAACCATTGCATCGAATGACAACACAATACACTGCTACTTGAGTTGACAAACCATTGCGCTGGGAAAATAACGAGTCGCTATAAATAATTGCTCATACCCTATTTAATTATATCGCATTAATTTTTCCCCTTGCAACTATGGACTCACCCGTACCACTTAGATGGAGCAACGAAGAGGAGGTCgctttggttcaagcttggattGTAACTGTAGAGGACGATTTTCCAAAGGTCCGCCAGAAGTTCGCGctggatcattttggtctcgtgtctgtcatttgtttcaccatCATATGGGGCGTactcaatatcgaagaagaagagatgtcaaagTGAAGTTTTTGGATTTGAAAAAAAAGGTCAAGCATTTTCAACATATTTATAACGAGCTGGATAATGAACATGAGAATATGGATGAAGAGATTCTCATACAGCTGGCTTTGGAACTATATCATTTCGAATTTGATGGTAGAGAGTTTACCCATGGAGATGCATGTAATCTTTTAAATGATGTCCCTCGTTAGTTTCGTTGCTTGTTTTTGTACGTGTGTTTTCTCAGTACTTAATAAATCTCCGTTACTTTGATGTATGTTGTTACCTTAATGACAGTTAAAAAAGAATTAAGATTAGAAATCCATAATCAATTCATTAAAACATTAACCCATAACTagtacataacataacataaaatgcaACGTTGTACATAAAATGCAAACGGGGTACATGAATAACTACTTCTTTTAGGGAGGTAACAGGACCACCCATTCATTTGGAATTTCCCAGTGCACATGTGATGGTACAGAATTCACCGACTCAGATTCAAATGCAACACGGTACACGGCAGCAGAAAACTTATAATCAACCATTTCGTGAATGGATTCTGACGTACGGGTTCTTAGACATGCTATAGCGTGGCCACATGGTATACCGCTTTTTTGCCATTTCCCACAACTACATACCCTACATTCAAATTGTACTTTGTTGGTGCAAAAATTGTTATTGACTTCAAATGTATCCGCATACAAACATTTTTCCACCCAATTATAAGATGTGTTTATCCGCTTTTGAAGCTTAATCTCAACATAAGGGGTCACCCCACCAGACAATCTCTCTACAATAtttgttaattttaaaataataatacaaGGAAAAACCAAATATTAGTATAAAGTTACCTGCTACTTCAGCCCGTTCAACATACGTTGTTTGTATCGACGTATTGATTAACTCAATTATCGTTGTTATAGAAAACTCTCGTGTGGATGTGGATAGAATTTTCAACATTTCAGGGACGtcaatcgatttaacattgtaacgtaCTTTTGGGAAAAATGATCGTGTCCATTTTGAAATTGCTATATCGTCAAGCCAGAAAATTGGACTCCTAAGCAAGGTGCAAAAAGGTGGTTCCCTACAGGCATTTTGCAACCTTTCTAGACACAAATAAAAATCATGAACACTATACgcattgcatgacttccaaaacaatttttcgacTTCAGTATCATTATGTCCGACAGaatatcgtatttttctggctatatctttaggacaatatccatgataCGAATCTGGGTAGACACTATGAACAACAAAGTCTATTTTATCACATAggttgcttatgaaaccaacctctGTATCCTCACCTAAAAACTCTTTTAACTtcatcatgaaccatctccaCGATTCTTCACACTCTAAGGTCCCCAAGCCAATTGCTAAGAGTAGAGGTTCATGGTTTCCATCCAAAGCCACTACGAAGTACATTGTTGTTAGATAGTTGCTAATTAggggtaaataacccacatatattaacggtatcatgcacctaaggaaggtacgaatctgcataaaaaaacaaacatatattAGTGATAAGTAAAAAGTAATCGAGATACATTACCATGAAATATTatataactcaataaaagaaatatgttataccacgcaacctaaagccacaaaaTAGAATTGAAAGCGGTTGGTATCCATTTTCTTAATGGCTAtgaaggtattaggatttgttctttgaGATTATGCAAGAATATTGGTAGCTGAGAAAAGCTTCTTTCGGTGTAAGTACTCATTTTCACAACCAATGAAAGTGTTTTACAATCATCACACAAATGCAATTATAAGTATATTAAAATTAATGTTTCTCTATAGTTCATacttcatagttcaactttttaaattcatagtcaaaccagttaaTTTCATAGTCAAAAATCACTGACTGACAAGACAAGACAAgacaatgtacttgtctgcagttcatagttcaactttttgaattcattgtcaaaccaattcatttcatagtcaaacatcATTGATAGACATGACAAGACAACACAAcacaatgtacttgtctgcatttcatagttcaacttttttAATTCATAGttaaaccaattcatttcatagtcaaacatcATATATCGACAAGACAAGACAAGACAAGACAAgacaatgtacttgtctgcaattcatagttcaactttttgaattcgtAGTTAAacaagttcatttcatagtcaaacataaTTGTCTGTAATATAATTTCTTCTATAAATGGGTGTAAAGTAATTATGAGAAATTTATCTGAGAAAGTAACTCATATTTAATAGAAAAATAAGGCTAATGGCATACTGCAATTGCGGAGGTGAATGTATCGTTAGGATTTTGGGTACAgctaaaaacccaggaagatAGTTTTACGCTTGCCCATATTTGGTATCATGTTCTTAACGTCATTCATATTTAGACCCTCGTGTTTACATGGCAACAATTCTTACTGTAAATGTTTAAATTTATAGGGACCAAAATGCGGAtttatcagttgggttgatgaagagaaggaccaatcatctatggtaatagctaaagtagctaactctaataagctCTTTTAATCAGAAAGtaagaagttaaagatagcgttggtttgtagttgggtgttgttcttggcagttcttgtttacaagttgtaagctttttaatattgttttgatagttttgaagttgttaggtcaataaattgttgtatttgttATTATGCTTAGAACATTGTACTTGTAACATTTTTAAATGTTGTTGCCGTTCTTATGTTGTAAGTATTGATAAGTTATTAGTAGGTCATTAATTTGTTGTAATTGttgtaacgttaaaactaaaaataaactaataatcaaatccaacattAATTTACATATACAAAAATATAATCCAACTACATAGGACCAAGACTCGACCCCCAATAAATTTTTGCCATCCGTTGGCGAAACTCTAAAGCTGCAATCTTTGGGTCAATAAGTTCACGTATTGGTTGACCTGAAACTaattgctccataaacatacaaacaacaacaccgcaatctcccaaatgactactttgttgggaacattttcttcataaatgaattgaatattcaatggaatccttgggatgttcctTCGGGCCCAATAGTTAATCGTGtccaaataatttgccacccGAGATTCAAATTTGGTAAGGGTTCCATCatatttgaatttttcataagccACTCTACCGAGACTGTCATAAATATGGACTTCCATTGATGCCaatcgtagttccccaaatagccagtgattaggggatgaatgaatcggcaataggacctgtataaggatcagaaaataaaattttgttttttatatcataatacaaaaacataacgaCAATAACGATAATATTTTCAATATAAAAAATTAAGTTTACCGTATCAACaacccaccaagcaaccatgaagttggGGTACATAGCAATACCATCCATAAACGCCCTCCAATCCTGCCCTTCTTCCAAAACACggcaaacaaaaaaatttggaggcattattgtatgtcggtcgcGCTCAAACCGTCTCTCAATCAATAGTCTATACCAAATGGTTATATCCTGCACA encodes:
- the LOC111901779 gene encoding uncharacterized protein LOC111901779, translating into MYFVVALDGNHEPLLLAIGLGTLECEESWRWFMMKLKEFLGEDTEVGFISNLCDKIDFVVHSVYPDSYHGYCPKDIARKIRYSVGHNDTEVEKLFWKSCNAYSVHDFYLCLERLQNACREPPFCTLLRSPIFWLDDIAISKWTRSFFPKVRYNVKSIDVPEMLKILSTSTREFSITTIIELINTSIQTTYVERAEVAERLSGGVTPYVEIKLQKRINTSYNWVEKCLYADTFEVNNNFCTNKVQFECRVCSCGKWQKSGIPCGHAIACLRTRTSESIHEMVDYKFSAAVYRVAFESESVNSVPSHVHWEIPNEWVVLLPP